TATACGAAAGCAGGTACTACCTTCTTAAAATaatatattctttattttaaatgaaattgaatttaTATTTCAGCAACCGCCTTTCGAATAGCGAAGTCATACGATCAAAGCAAAGATTGTTTTCTAAGGGCTGCCGATTGCCATAAGAACAATAACTCGTGGTTCCATGCCGCCAAATGCTATGAACAGGTGagataattattaaaaaactcGCATAGTTGTGATtttatttatatccaaattgtGTAATTGGTTTGTCTCTATGTGACGATATTTAATgaaaacgaataaaaaaaattcatttattttattacagATTATTTTACTTTGTAAAGAAACTAATAACTTGCTGAGCGTTGAGGAGTATGCGGGCAGAGCCTGTCACTTGTATCAACAACACGGTTCCCCTGAGTCTGCCGCCTCCGCCTTGGACAAAGCATCAAAAGTTGTTGAACAAAAACATCCAGAAATAGCACTTCGTTTCTATCAAAGAGCATTGGAGATTAGCATGGTTTGCATGATTAGATTAATTAATACAGCTATCTTTTTAATTCAcaaacataaatattttctatgtAGATTGAGGACTCATCGCGAACAGCAGCCGAATATGCCAGCAAAGTTTCACGTATTTTGGTGAAATTACAAATGTAACCCTTCAGCCCTTCTATTGATGGTTCAAGTTATAAATGTCTTCCTCTTTCCTTTAATCTTAAGGTATGACCAAGCCACAGATGCTCTAAGGCGTGAAATTGGAATTAACCAACAAACAGAATCGTatggtcaaatcggtagattagCGGTTGCTTTGGTTCTAGTTCAGTTAGCAAGAGGAGATCAGGTAGCCGCAGAAAAAGCTTTTAAAGAATGGGGAAACTGCTGCGATCCCCAAGAGGTCCAAACTTTGGAAATGCTATTACAAGCTTATGACGATGAGGATCCTGATACGGCCAAGCGTGCATTGGCTTCGCCCTTCATAAGGCATATGGACGTGGAGTATTCCAAACTAGCGTTAATTGTACCATTACCTCAAGGACTACCAAATGCTTCAAAACCTGCTGTTATCAAAAATGCTACAGCTTCGTATACATCGACTTCCATGGAGGTGTGTTAAAAATAGGGGTTTCATGTGCTTaaacttttgtaaaatttttttacgttTTCAGGCCTCCAAATCTGGGGGTAATGAGGGTGAGACAGGGGGATATGCTGGAGCACAGAATGACGAAGATGATGACGAAGGTGGTCTTTGTTAATCTTACTATTTGTTTAAGCTTAAATGTTATAATGCTATTTATTATATAATATTGATGTATAATTAATAATATTgctattaaaatatttcattccaaataTAGTCAAATATCGTTACAACTAAAATTTGatgtatatttttaatttttagaaagtTGTTAAAATAGATACGTCCTACAAACATCCAATTGGGGAAGTACATATCTTATATCGTGCAGTGATCTCTCATTCATATTATGGTTCGAGGTCCAAACGCAACCCgtgatttaataaaaattattcgtGCATGAGTGTGAGTGAATGAAATGATGCTCATGACTCCAATCACAATTGAGTCGTGTCTTTTTCGTGAGGAGTGATTTTCTCGTAAGTAGTGCGTGAGTATATATTAACGGGCGCGATCGTGAACCAATATGGAGAGTTCGTGCTTAAGCATGCGTAATTAAAATTTgtgagcgtgagtgaaaaaTCATTCACGTGTACATCTTTAGTTCCGACCCGATATGTCGTGTTATAAAAACTGGACGCGAAGagagtctttaaaaaataagataaaaGTGCCTCCgtttttatccaattggaacgaaatttttgcATGCAATTTTATTCTGTACTTATATCACCTACAAATACTAATCTGAAAGGTACGTGGAATTTTAAGCGTTTTGAATTCGTGgtatactttattttttattcaagaCTTTAATTCAAATTTCTCTCTTATTAAAATTTCTCTTTCATTGTGGGACGGGACAATACCATCTCACAGCTTTCCACCAAAACACACTCCCAACCAGTATTTATATACCGACCTTGtcaatatggggcgcaaataaaaggtgattttcaTGTT
The genomic region above belongs to Stomoxys calcitrans chromosome 5, idStoCalc2.1, whole genome shotgun sequence and contains:
- the LOC106093360 gene encoding gamma-soluble NSF attachment protein, which produces MSSKIEEGQELMRQAEKSLKTGLLKWRPEYDTAADCYTKAATAFRIAKSYDQSKDCFLRAADCHKNNNSWFHAAKCYEQIILLCKETNNLLSVEEYAGRACHLYQQHGSPESAASALDKASKVVEQKHPEIALRFYQRALEISMIEDSSRTAAEYASKVSRILVKLQMYDQATDALRREIGINQQTESYGQIGRLAVALVLVQLARGDQVAAEKAFKEWGNCCDPQEVQTLEMLLQAYDDEDPDTAKRALASPFIRHMDVEYSKLALIVPLPQGLPNASKPAVIKNATASYTSTSMEASKSGGNEGETGGYAGAQNDEDDDEGGLC